A window of the Lepus europaeus isolate LE1 chromosome 5, mLepTim1.pri, whole genome shotgun sequence genome harbors these coding sequences:
- the EPS8L3 gene encoding epidermal growth factor receptor kinase substrate 8-like protein 3 — translation MSRPSSKAIYLHRKEYSQSLSLEPTLLQHRVEHLMTCKLGTQRIREPKDALQKLQEMDAQGRVWSQDLILQVKDGWLQLLDIETKEELDSYRLDSIKAMDVALNTCSYNSILSITVQESGLPGTCTLLFQCQEVGAERLRLSVQNALDKELEQSRPRFESLLQGQDRWRGFSLQRPLPKPQAPPLERGPLPEQPRQLTPENSRPPSPGPLLRHSSAFALPPPRHSPSPEDPERDEEVLNHVFKDIELFVRKLKEAQTRSSQKKKRFGKKKSKDQEELKEVQYIDCFQKIKFSLNLLGKLATELQETSAPEFVHILFQTLEFILAQCPEAGLAAQVISPLLTSKAIRLLQSCLSPTESNLWEGLGPAWTTSRADWTGKEPEPYQPTFSDSWQLPEPSFQTHLGYQDSTHNLQPPSLQPAKPTLKMQVLYEFEARNTQELTVVQGEELEVLDYSKRWWLVKNQEGKKGYVPSNILEPLQAGGSGGQGQPSSRATMLRLSSKPEEVTAWLQAENFSTITVRSLGFLTGSQLLRLRPGELQLLCPQDAPRVLARLEAVRRMLGLNP, via the exons ATGTCCCGGCCCAGCAGCAAAGCCATCTACT TGCACCGGAAGGAGTACTCCCAGAGCCTGAGCTTGGAGCCCACCCTGCTGCAGCACAGGGTGGAG caCCTGATGACGTGTAAGCTGGGCACGCAGAGAATCCGGGAGCCCAAGGATGCCTTGCAGAAGCTGCAGGAGATGGACGCGCAGGGCCGGgtgtggagccaagacttgatccTGCAAGTCAAAGACGGCTGGCTCCAGCTGCTGGACATTGAGACCAAG GAGGAGCTGGACTCCTACCGCCTGGACAGCATCAAGGCCATGGATGTGGCACTCAACACCTGCTCCTACAACTCCATCCTGTCCATCACTGTGCAGGAGTCAGGCCTGCCAGGCACCTGCACTCTGCTCTTCCAGTGCCAGGAAGTGGGG GCCGAGCGGCTGAGGCTCAGCGTGCAGAATGCCCTGGACAAGGAGCTGGAGCAAAG CAGACCCCGATTCGAAAGCCTCCTCCAAGGCCAGGACAGATGGAGGGGCTTCTCTCTGCAAAGGCCGCTCCCTAAGCCCCAGGCACCCCCTCTGGAGCGGGGGCCGCTTCCAGAACAGCCCCGCCAGCTGACCCCAGAGAACA GCAGGCCACCGTCCCCGGGGCCCCTACTTCGCCACTCCTCTGCCTTCGCTCTGCCTCCTCCAAGGCACTCCCCCTCCCCCGAGGACCCAGAGAGGGATGAG GAGGTGCTGAACCACGTCTTCAAGGACATAGAGCTGTTTGTGAGAAAGCTAAAGGAGGCCCAAACAAGGAGCAgtcagaagaagaaaagattTGGGAAGAAAAAGAGCAAGGATCAGGAGG AGCTGAAAGAGGTGCAGTACATTGACTGCTTCCAGAAGATCAAGTTCAGCCTCAACCTGCTG gggaaGCTGGCCACGGAGCTGCAGGAGACCAGTGCCCCCGAGTTCGTGCACATCCTCTTCCAGACCCTGGAATTT atcCTGGCCCAGTGCCCCGAGGCCGGCCTAGCAGCACAAGTGATCTCACCACTCCTCACCTCCAAAGCCATCCGCCTGCTGCAGTCCTGTCTAAGCCCCACAGAGAGTAAcctctgggaggggctgggcccagcctggaCCACCAGCCG GGCCGACTGGACAGGCAAGGAGCCCGAGCCCTACCAACCCACGTTCTCCGACAGTTGGCAGCTTCCAGAACCCTCCTTCCAG ACACACTTAGGATACCAGGACTCT ACACACAACCTCCAGCCCCCCAGCCTCCAACCTGCCAAGCCCACCCTGAAAATGCAAGTCCTGTATGAGTTTGAAGCAAGGAACACACAGGAGCTGACTGTGGTCCAGGGAGAGGAGCTGGAG GTTCTGGACTACAGCAAGCGGTGGTGGCTGGTGAAGaaccaggagggaaagaaaggctACGTCCCCAGCAACATCCTGGAGCCCCTGCAGGCGGGGGGTTCTGGGGGCCAGGGCCAGCCATCCTCTCGG GCTACGATGCTTCGGCTCAGCTCAAAGCCTGAGGAGGTCACAGcctggctgcaggcagagaaCTTCTCCACCAT CACGGTGCGGAGCCTGGGCTTCCTGACCGGGAGCCAGCTGCTTCGCCTGCGGCCTGgggagctccagctgctgtgtccGCAGGATGCCCCCCGGGTCCTGGCAAGGCTGGAGGCTGTCAGAAGGATGCTGGGG CTGAACCCTTAG